From Enterococcus wangshanyuanii, the proteins below share one genomic window:
- a CDS encoding ABC-F family ATP-binding cassette domain-containing protein, which yields MITVNDVSLLFSDRKLFDDVNIKFTPGNCYGLIGANGAGKSTFLKILSGEIQPTTGSVTLGPDERMATLKQNHFDYEDNTVLETVIMGHKRLYEVMKEKDAIYMKEDFSDEDGIKAAELEGEFAELDGWEAEPEAAVLLQGLNIPESLHDQKMSELTAGQKVKVLLAQSLFGKPDVLLLDEPTNGLDTRSINWLEEFLINFENTVIVVSHDRHFLNKVCTHMADLDFGKIKLYVGNYDFWLESSQLAAKLQSNANAKKEEQIKELQDFIARFSANASKSKQATSRKKMLDKITLDDIQPSSRRYPFVGFTPEREIGNDLLHVENVSVTIDGKKILDNISFSLSNVDKVAFIADNDIVTTTLFKVIMGEITPDTGTVRWGVTTSQAYLPKDNSKDFDTDLTILDWLRQFASKEEDDNTFLRGFLGRMLFSGEDVLKSVNVLSGGEKVRVMLSKLMLSKSNVLVLDDPTNHLDLESITALNDGLMAFTGAILFASHDHQFIQTLANRIIAVSDKGVVDRADTTYDEFLENKDVQKQLDELFSGEY from the coding sequence TTGATTACTGTAAATGATGTAAGTTTGCTATTTTCAGACCGCAAACTTTTTGATGATGTAAATATTAAATTCACACCTGGTAACTGTTATGGCTTGATCGGTGCAAATGGTGCCGGTAAATCAACTTTTTTAAAAATTTTATCTGGTGAAATCCAGCCTACGACAGGTTCTGTGACATTGGGGCCTGATGAGCGGATGGCCACACTAAAACAAAATCACTTTGACTACGAAGATAATACTGTTCTAGAAACAGTTATTATGGGACATAAACGTCTCTATGAAGTGATGAAAGAAAAAGATGCGATCTACATGAAAGAAGATTTTTCTGATGAAGATGGTATCAAAGCGGCTGAGCTCGAAGGAGAATTTGCTGAGCTTGACGGTTGGGAAGCTGAACCTGAAGCTGCTGTTTTACTACAAGGATTGAACATTCCTGAAAGTTTGCATGACCAAAAAATGAGTGAATTAACAGCTGGTCAAAAAGTGAAAGTATTGCTTGCTCAATCTCTATTTGGTAAACCTGATGTTTTACTATTAGATGAGCCGACCAATGGTTTAGACACTCGTTCAATCAATTGGTTAGAAGAATTCTTGATCAACTTTGAAAATACCGTTATCGTTGTTTCCCATGACCGTCACTTCTTGAATAAAGTGTGTACGCACATGGCTGACCTTGATTTCGGCAAAATCAAATTATATGTTGGGAACTATGATTTCTGGTTAGAATCAAGCCAACTAGCTGCAAAATTACAATCCAACGCTAACGCGAAAAAAGAAGAACAAATCAAAGAATTACAAGACTTTATTGCACGTTTCAGTGCGAATGCATCAAAATCAAAACAAGCGACCTCACGTAAAAAAATGTTGGACAAAATCACACTTGATGATATCCAGCCTTCTTCACGTCGTTATCCATTCGTTGGGTTTACACCTGAAAGAGAAATCGGTAATGATTTACTTCACGTGGAGAATGTTTCGGTCACAATTGATGGTAAGAAAATTTTAGACAATATCTCATTTTCTCTAAGTAATGTCGATAAAGTAGCGTTTATTGCGGATAATGATATTGTTACAACTACACTTTTCAAAGTGATCATGGGTGAAATCACACCTGATACTGGTACTGTTCGGTGGGGCGTTACAACTTCTCAAGCCTATTTACCAAAAGACAACAGCAAAGATTTTGATACTGATCTGACGATCTTAGATTGGTTACGTCAATTTGCCAGCAAAGAAGAAGATGACAATACTTTCTTGCGCGGCTTCTTAGGTAGAATGCTCTTTTCTGGTGAAGATGTGTTGAAATCAGTCAATGTTCTTTCCGGTGGTGAAAAAGTTCGTGTAATGCTATCTAAACTGATGTTGTCTAAATCTAATGTTCTTGTATTAGATGATCCAACAAATCACTTGGATCTAGAATCGATCACAGCTTTGAATGATGGCTTGATGGCCTTCACTGGTGCTATTTTATTCGCTTCACATGACCATCAATTCATTCAAACATTAGCAAACCGCATCATTGCTGTTTCTGATAAAGGGGTTGTCGATCGTGCAGATACAACCTATGATGAGTTCTTAGAAAATAAAGATGTCCAAAAACAATTGGATGAACTTTTCTCAGGTGAATATTAA
- a CDS encoding PTS mannose/fructose/sorbose transporter subunit IIC, whose protein sequence is MSIISIILVIFVAFLAGMEGILDEFQFHQPLVACTLIGLVTGHLEAGIILGGTLQMIALGWANIGAAVAPDAALASVASAIILVKALGAQSISVKDAVSSSIAIAVPLAVAGLFLTMIVRTLAVPIVHMMDSAAEKGNIRQIEALHILAVCMQGIRIAIPAGALLFIPAESVQGALESMPAWLTDGMAIGGGMVVAVGYALVINMMATKEVWPFFVIGFVVAAISQLTLIALGALGVALALIYLNLSKMGGSSNGGGGSNTGDPLGDILNDY, encoded by the coding sequence ATGTCTATTATATCAATTATTTTAGTAATTTTTGTTGCCTTTCTAGCTGGTATGGAAGGGATTCTAGATGAATTTCAATTCCATCAACCGTTAGTGGCATGTACGTTGATCGGTTTAGTTACTGGTCATTTGGAAGCAGGGATCATCTTAGGTGGAACATTGCAAATGATCGCGCTTGGATGGGCAAATATTGGAGCAGCCGTAGCGCCGGATGCAGCATTGGCATCGGTAGCATCAGCAATTATTTTAGTTAAAGCACTAGGTGCACAAAGTATTTCTGTCAAAGATGCGGTATCTTCATCAATCGCTATCGCTGTACCACTTGCAGTAGCAGGACTTTTCTTAACAATGATCGTTCGTACATTAGCTGTACCGATCGTTCACATGATGGATTCAGCAGCAGAAAAAGGCAATATCAGACAAATTGAAGCATTGCATATTTTAGCAGTATGTATGCAAGGGATTCGTATTGCGATTCCAGCAGGCGCACTTTTATTCATTCCAGCAGAATCTGTACAAGGTGCATTGGAATCAATGCCAGCTTGGTTGACTGATGGTATGGCTATCGGTGGTGGAATGGTCGTTGCTGTAGGTTATGCATTGGTAATCAACATGATGGCAACAAAAGAAGTTTGGCCATTCTTCGTTATCGGTTTTGTCGTAGCTGCGATTTCTCAATTAACATTGATCGCATTAGGAGCTTTAGGTGTCGCTTTAGCCTTGATCTACTTGAACCTTTCTAAAATGGGCGGTTCTTCAAATGGCGGCGGCGGAAGCAATACTGGTGACCCGCTTGGCGATATTCTAAACGATTATTAA
- a CDS encoding mannose/fructose/sorbose PTS transporter subunit IIA: MVGIILASHGEFAQGILQSGSMIFGEQEKVQAVVLMPSEGPDDLKAKLNQAIATFDEEDEVLFLVDLWGGTPFNQANSLFEEHKDKWAIVSGLNLPMLIEAYASRFSMNSAHEIAAHILETAKEGVRIKPEELEPAEAPKAAVEDAQPKGALPEGTVVGDGKIKFVLARVDSRLLHGQVATAWTKSVLPNRIIVVSDAVSKDDLRKKLIEQAAPPGVKANVIPISKMIEISKDPRFGNTKALLLFENPEDVVKVVDGGVDIKEVNVGSMAHSVGKVVVSKVLSMGQEDVEAFEKLEAKGIKFDVRKVPNDSQANMDEILKKAKHELAEAHAK; the protein is encoded by the coding sequence ATGGTAGGAATTATTCTTGCTAGCCATGGCGAATTTGCTCAAGGCATTTTACAATCCGGTTCCATGATTTTTGGCGAACAGGAAAAAGTACAAGCAGTTGTGTTGATGCCTAGCGAAGGCCCAGATGATTTAAAAGCAAAGTTAAATCAAGCAATTGCTACGTTTGATGAGGAAGACGAAGTATTATTTTTAGTCGATCTATGGGGAGGTACACCGTTTAACCAAGCAAATAGTCTTTTTGAAGAGCATAAAGATAAATGGGCGATCGTTAGCGGATTGAACTTGCCAATGTTGATCGAAGCATATGCTTCTCGTTTCTCAATGAACTCTGCACATGAAATTGCAGCACACATTCTTGAAACAGCTAAAGAAGGCGTGAGAATCAAACCAGAAGAATTAGAGCCAGCTGAAGCACCTAAAGCTGCTGTTGAAGATGCACAACCTAAAGGTGCATTGCCTGAAGGAACAGTAGTCGGCGATGGCAAAATCAAATTTGTTCTAGCACGTGTCGATTCTCGTTTGTTACATGGACAGGTTGCGACTGCTTGGACGAAATCAGTGTTGCCAAATCGAATCATCGTCGTTTCAGATGCAGTATCAAAAGACGATCTTCGTAAAAAATTGATCGAACAAGCAGCTCCTCCAGGGGTTAAAGCAAACGTTATCCCAATCAGTAAAATGATCGAGATTTCAAAAGATCCACGTTTTGGCAATACAAAAGCATTATTACTATTTGAAAATCCAGAAGATGTGGTCAAAGTCGTAGACGGCGGCGTAGATATCAAAGAAGTCAACGTTGGCTCAATGGCTCACTCAGTTGGGAAAGTCGTAGTAAGCAAAGTATTGTCAATGGGACAAGAAGATGTCGAAGCGTTTGAAAAATTAGAAGCGAAAGGCATCAAATTTGATGTTCGTAAAGTGCCAAATGATTCTCAAGCAAACATGGATGAAATCCTTAAAAAAGCAAAACACGAATTAGCTGAGGCACACGCAAAATAA
- a CDS encoding DegV family protein: MTFKIVTDSCCDLPYTYLETNDVDFISMTIQLNGKELVDDLGKTFDYDWFLQEIKTGGMPTTSQVNVGRYIEFFKPFVEKQMPVLYLAFSSGLSGSYQSAMQAVDILKEEFAEAEVYVIDTKAASLGEGLLVSEVIGLKQAGHSLEEILLWLSENKMTVHSWVTVDDLKHLERGGRISKAAAAIGGLMNVKPIIVVDPQGKLQNIGKVRGRIKALKKLADETVRGMIDPTNQTLFIAYAGDLESAEKVKALIEEQVQVKEIRLHPLGPTITSHTGNGCIAVFSRGKERV; the protein is encoded by the coding sequence ATGACTTTTAAGATAGTGACAGATTCATGTTGTGATTTACCATATACATATTTAGAAACAAATGATGTTGATTTTATCAGCATGACGATCCAGTTAAATGGGAAAGAATTAGTGGATGATTTGGGGAAAACATTCGACTATGATTGGTTTTTACAAGAAATAAAAACAGGAGGTATGCCAACGACCTCTCAGGTGAATGTTGGCCGTTATATTGAATTTTTTAAGCCGTTCGTAGAAAAACAAATGCCTGTTTTATATTTAGCTTTTTCATCTGGGTTAAGCGGTTCGTATCAAAGTGCGATGCAAGCTGTTGATATATTGAAAGAAGAGTTTGCAGAAGCAGAAGTTTATGTGATCGATACGAAAGCAGCTAGTTTGGGTGAAGGGCTGTTAGTGAGTGAAGTAATCGGTTTGAAACAGGCTGGGCATTCCTTAGAAGAAATTTTATTATGGTTGTCAGAAAATAAAATGACAGTTCACTCTTGGGTGACTGTAGATGATCTGAAACATCTGGAGCGTGGCGGCCGAATATCAAAAGCAGCTGCAGCAATTGGTGGATTGATGAATGTAAAACCAATTATTGTAGTAGATCCACAAGGAAAGCTGCAAAATATCGGTAAAGTCCGCGGTCGCATCAAAGCCTTGAAAAAATTAGCAGATGAAACGGTTCGAGGAATGATCGATCCGACTAACCAAACGCTATTTATCGCTTATGCAGGTGATTTGGAAAGCGCGGAAAAGGTCAAAGCATTGATCGAAGAACAGGTTCAAGTGAAAGAAATTCGCCTGCATCCACTAGGACCAACGATTACAAGTCATACAGGAAATGGCTGTATAGCTGTATTTTCCAGAGGCAAGGAAAGAGTATAA
- a CDS encoding mannose/fructose/sorbose PTS transporter subunit IIB, translated as MMDIRLVRIDDRLIHGQVATVWTKSTNVERILVISDAVAHDTLRKALLVQAAPPGVKVNVITVEKMIEIFSDERFAGVKVMLLFTNPEDVQRVVKGNVVFHSVNIGGMSFTSGKRMISNAVAVNEQDIAAFKYLNDQGIKLEIRKVVADSQVDLMELLKKEQLV; from the coding sequence ATGATGGATATTCGCTTAGTGCGCATCGATGACCGTCTGATACACGGACAAGTAGCTACAGTTTGGACAAAAAGTACCAATGTTGAGCGAATCTTAGTAATTAGTGATGCAGTAGCACACGATACACTGAGAAAAGCATTACTTGTACAAGCTGCTCCGCCCGGTGTGAAGGTCAATGTTATTACGGTTGAAAAAATGATCGAGATTTTTTCAGATGAACGTTTCGCAGGTGTGAAAGTTATGTTGCTGTTTACTAATCCAGAAGATGTACAACGAGTCGTAAAAGGCAATGTCGTTTTTCATTCAGTCAATATTGGCGGGATGAGCTTCACTAGTGGGAAACGAATGATCTCAAATGCTGTGGCAGTCAACGAACAGGATATCGCAGCATTCAAATATCTGAATGATCAGGGAATCAAATTAGAGATTCGTAAAGTAGTTGCAGACAGCCAAGTGGATTTGATGGAATTACTGAAAAAAGAACAACTTGTTTGA
- a CDS encoding TPM domain-containing protein yields MKKFKKITNRGLFFLLLFWSIALPMKAFGQGENLPEAPTDFYLDQLTILTEETQQLINTKGDYYKEQTENPQVVLATIESTDGDSIDSYAPELFDKWGIGNQEHDNGILILYALNDGDRNVRIEVGYGLEDVITDSTAMNILVSQKDKLKSSDPELINEGLQYVFNAVVTLIDQEYDYPADEHALSQSELDGFYEDEDDNVIYTSYSFWDSVDGESILSFLLFFIIAILSTIFGTGSGGGSSSSGSSSGGSWGGGSGGGSSSGGGFSGGGGSSGGGGASI; encoded by the coding sequence ATGAAAAAGTTCAAAAAAATAACGAATAGAGGATTATTTTTTTTACTCTTATTTTGGAGTATTGCTCTACCAATGAAAGCTTTTGGACAAGGAGAAAATTTACCGGAAGCGCCAACTGATTTTTACTTAGACCAGTTGACTATTTTGACCGAAGAAACACAACAGTTGATCAATACTAAAGGGGACTATTATAAAGAGCAAACAGAAAATCCTCAAGTGGTTCTTGCAACGATTGAATCAACGGATGGTGACAGTATAGATAGTTATGCGCCAGAGCTTTTTGATAAGTGGGGAATTGGGAATCAGGAGCATGACAATGGCATTTTGATTTTATATGCTTTAAATGATGGTGATCGCAATGTAAGGATCGAAGTCGGTTATGGTTTAGAAGATGTGATTACAGATAGCACGGCTATGAATATTTTAGTCAGTCAAAAAGATAAACTCAAGTCTTCAGATCCTGAATTGATCAATGAAGGTTTACAGTATGTATTTAATGCAGTAGTAACGTTGATCGATCAAGAATATGATTATCCTGCAGATGAACATGCATTGAGTCAATCAGAGTTAGATGGGTTTTATGAGGATGAAGATGATAATGTAATTTATACATCGTATAGTTTTTGGGATTCTGTGGATGGAGAGTCTATCTTAAGTTTCTTGTTATTTTTTATTATTGCCATTTTGTCGACTATTTTTGGTACAGGTTCAGGTGGTGGTAGTAGCAGCAGTGGTTCTTCTTCTGGTGGTTCCTGGGGAGGAGGCAGCGGAGGCGGCTCTAGCTCAGGTGGTGGTTTTTCTGGCGGCGGAGGAAGCTCCGGCGGAGGCGGTGCCAGTATTTAA
- a CDS encoding sigma-54-dependent transcriptional regulator, producing MKRIERIYLYVKEQTENFQPRDVSLGSGVTTGDVSKALGIQRTNASKDLNQLVREGLLEKTDGRPVKYVDKAVFKYHPLSKPVKSYRENSLVNEQEAEILPSQQSAKKFAGEDIFKAMIGSTGSMRTPVEQAKAAILYPPKGLNCLITGPTGSGKTYFAHAMFQFALLNQVIDSSKKLVVFNCADYAHNPELLMSHLFGYAEGAFTGANKAKEGIIHEADGGILFLDEVHRLPPEGQEMVFYFMDHGTYSRLGETVKNRHADVRIICATTENPTSSLLNTFVRRIPIIIQLPNFVDRPAKEKIDLLRVMISMEASRIHRTISLSEDVVKALIGSVSYGNVGQLKSNVQLVTARGFLNHIDQDELVITIDELTDSIKEGMMQLASNRDLLAELSKYLEPQMVVTPNEPLVTIQSDSYELPYNLYEIIGDKAALLKADGLEQEVINNFITTDINVHLKSFYKDHGFTFDTENKLAEIVDQRIIDVTKEIYIFAKQKLNYNFQSNFIYAMSLHISSFLKRIQNGEERQQQLNENIRNMVLDYPLEFETAQEIKQIIATSYQMKIPDFETYYLAVLLISLRENKDAGRIGIVVAAHGKSTATSMVQVVSQLLNVDNLRAVDMPLEMQPKDALRQIVNVVKEVNEDSGVILLVDMGSLATFSDEITRQTGIDVRTVDMVTTPIVLETARKTSLIDTQLDTLYESLKNFQGYAGMQQERKNEAAAPWKKRVIVAICASGEGTAKRMKEMIESAVPLQLGLELEVLPLSIVDMKEKLVAIQEEYQVIAATGITDPKIAAPFISMENFFSGDAETIIERLLLESEISVEQQEMTEQTAKQACIAYMEESFTFINPKKVIDPLWEFADIIRTKLSLKLDYTFYVNLIMHLAGMLERVLQHETLSLSEEELAHIMSEPSYEVVAKATLYLKQTFQLELPLEEIYYIIQLIKNTQLNQLQDEKNTLD from the coding sequence ATGAAACGAATTGAACGGATCTATCTTTATGTAAAAGAGCAGACCGAAAATTTTCAACCGAGGGATGTTTCTTTAGGGAGCGGTGTGACGACAGGTGACGTTTCAAAAGCTTTGGGCATTCAACGAACCAATGCCAGTAAAGATTTGAACCAACTAGTAAGAGAAGGACTGTTGGAAAAAACAGATGGACGTCCTGTTAAGTATGTAGATAAAGCTGTATTTAAATATCATCCGCTATCTAAACCAGTGAAAAGTTATCGTGAAAATAGTTTGGTGAATGAACAAGAAGCGGAAATATTGCCATCTCAGCAATCTGCTAAAAAGTTTGCTGGTGAAGATATTTTCAAAGCGATGATTGGGTCCACTGGAAGTATGAGAACGCCTGTTGAACAGGCAAAAGCAGCTATTTTATATCCGCCTAAGGGCTTGAATTGTTTGATTACTGGTCCAACAGGATCTGGCAAAACCTATTTTGCTCATGCGATGTTTCAATTTGCCTTACTGAATCAAGTCATTGACTCATCTAAAAAATTAGTTGTTTTTAACTGTGCGGACTATGCGCATAATCCAGAATTATTGATGTCACACTTATTTGGTTATGCAGAAGGAGCATTTACAGGAGCGAACAAGGCGAAAGAAGGAATCATCCATGAAGCAGATGGCGGTATCTTATTTCTTGATGAGGTACATCGCTTGCCGCCGGAAGGACAGGAGATGGTCTTTTATTTTATGGATCATGGAACCTACTCCCGTCTAGGTGAAACGGTCAAAAATCGTCATGCAGATGTCAGGATCATTTGTGCAACAACAGAAAATCCAACCTCCTCTTTATTGAATACCTTTGTCCGCAGAATTCCGATCATTATTCAACTACCTAATTTTGTTGATCGGCCAGCGAAGGAAAAGATCGATCTGCTTAGAGTAATGATTTCAATGGAAGCTTCTCGAATCCATCGAACGATCTCTTTGTCAGAAGATGTCGTAAAAGCCTTGATAGGCAGTGTTTCTTATGGAAATGTCGGACAATTAAAATCAAATGTTCAGTTAGTGACAGCGCGCGGCTTTTTAAATCATATCGATCAAGATGAGTTGGTGATCACGATCGATGAGTTAACGGATAGCATCAAAGAAGGGATGATGCAGCTGGCAAGCAATCGTGATTTGCTGGCAGAGCTGTCAAAATATTTAGAGCCGCAAATGGTCGTTACACCTAATGAACCATTAGTGACGATCCAGTCGGATTCCTATGAGCTGCCATACAACCTTTATGAAATCATTGGAGATAAGGCTGCTTTACTGAAGGCAGATGGTTTAGAGCAGGAAGTCATCAATAACTTTATTACAACAGATATCAATGTTCACTTAAAATCATTCTACAAAGATCATGGATTTACGTTTGACACGGAAAATAAGTTAGCAGAAATTGTAGATCAACGGATCATTGATGTAACGAAAGAGATTTATATTTTTGCGAAACAGAAATTGAATTATAATTTTCAATCGAACTTTATCTATGCGATGAGTTTGCATATCAGTTCTTTTTTGAAACGAATCCAAAATGGTGAAGAAAGACAGCAGCAGCTGAATGAAAACATTCGAAATATGGTATTAGACTATCCGCTGGAATTCGAAACTGCTCAAGAGATCAAGCAGATCATTGCGACCAGCTATCAGATGAAGATTCCAGATTTTGAAACCTACTATTTAGCTGTCTTGTTGATTTCACTAAGAGAAAATAAAGATGCTGGGCGAATCGGTATCGTCGTAGCAGCTCATGGGAAAAGTACAGCGACGAGTATGGTACAGGTCGTATCTCAATTATTGAATGTCGATAATTTGAGAGCAGTAGATATGCCGTTGGAAATGCAGCCTAAAGACGCACTGCGTCAGATTGTCAATGTAGTAAAAGAAGTAAATGAAGATAGTGGTGTGATTCTTTTAGTAGATATGGGCTCTTTGGCAACCTTTTCAGACGAAATAACACGTCAAACAGGGATCGATGTCCGGACAGTCGATATGGTGACTACACCGATCGTTTTAGAAACGGCTAGAAAAACATCATTGATCGATACACAATTAGATACACTCTATGAATCCTTGAAGAATTTCCAGGGCTATGCAGGAATGCAGCAAGAGAGAAAAAATGAAGCTGCTGCACCATGGAAAAAGCGAGTGATCGTTGCCATATGTGCTTCAGGTGAAGGAACGGCTAAACGGATGAAAGAAATGATCGAATCGGCTGTTCCGCTTCAATTGGGACTGGAATTAGAGGTACTGCCTTTATCGATCGTTGACATGAAAGAAAAATTGGTCGCCATTCAAGAAGAGTATCAGGTCATCGCTGCGACAGGGATCACAGATCCTAAGATTGCCGCGCCATTTATTTCAATGGAAAACTTTTTCTCTGGAGATGCAGAAACGATCATCGAACGCTTATTGCTTGAGAGCGAAATTTCTGTAGAACAGCAAGAAATGACTGAACAAACGGCGAAACAAGCATGTATCGCTTATATGGAAGAAAGTTTTACGTTCATTAATCCGAAAAAGGTCATCGATCCATTGTGGGAGTTTGCTGATATCATTCGAACAAAGCTGTCTCTGAAACTGGATTATACTTTTTACGTAAATCTTATTATGCACTTGGCAGGAATGTTAGAGCGCGTACTGCAGCATGAAACTCTCTCATTATCGGAAGAAGAATTGGCTCATATCATGTCCGAACCTAGTTATGAGGTTGTAGCAAAAGCAACCCTTTATTTGAAACAGACGTTTCAACTGGAATTACCATTGGAAGAAATCTATTATATTATTCAGCTGATCAAGAATACGCAACTGAATCAACTACAAGATGAAAAAAATACACTAGATTGA